From the genome of Pelomonas sp. SE-A7, one region includes:
- a CDS encoding O-acetylhomoserine aminocarboxypropyltransferase: MPGFDTLALHAGAAPDPSTGARATPLHLSTSFVFESSEHAAALFNMERAGHVYSRLSNPTTAVFEERMAALEGGVGSIATASGQAALHLAIATLAGAGSHIVSSGALYGGSHNLLHYTLARFGIETTFVKPGDLEAWRAAIRPNTKLLFGETLGNPGLDVLNIPEVAAIAHEAGLPLLVDSTLTTPYLQQPFELGADLVYHSATKFLSGHGTVVGGVLVDGGRFDWQAAYDRSASALRSAGFDAASGAKPSAARFAELCEPYVGFHNMVFSEESTVGAFLLRARREGLRDFGACMSPHTAWLILQGIETLGLRMERHVANAQKVAEFLANHPQVARVGYPGLASHPDHELASKLLPRGCGSVFSFDIAGSREQGRRFIESLKLFSHLANVGDCRSLVIHPASTTHSRMDDAALQLAGITPGTIRLSIGLESAEDLIDDLKRALKSASKA; the protein is encoded by the coding sequence ATGCCCGGCTTCGATACCCTGGCCCTGCACGCCGGCGCGGCCCCTGACCCTTCGACAGGTGCGCGCGCCACGCCGCTGCACCTGTCCACCTCCTTCGTTTTCGAGAGCTCCGAGCATGCGGCCGCGCTGTTCAACATGGAGCGTGCCGGCCATGTCTACTCTCGGCTGTCCAATCCGACGACCGCAGTCTTCGAGGAGCGCATGGCAGCGCTGGAAGGCGGCGTGGGCTCAATCGCCACGGCCAGCGGCCAGGCTGCGTTGCACCTGGCCATCGCCACGTTGGCCGGTGCCGGCTCGCACATCGTGTCCTCGGGCGCGCTGTACGGCGGCTCGCACAACCTCCTGCACTACACGCTGGCCCGCTTCGGCATCGAGACCACTTTCGTCAAGCCGGGCGACCTGGAAGCCTGGCGCGCCGCGATCCGCCCCAATACCAAGCTGCTGTTCGGCGAGACCCTGGGCAACCCCGGCCTCGATGTCTTGAACATCCCCGAGGTCGCGGCCATCGCCCATGAGGCCGGCCTGCCGCTGCTGGTCGATTCCACGCTGACCACGCCCTACCTGCAGCAGCCCTTCGAGCTGGGCGCCGATCTGGTCTACCACTCGGCCACCAAGTTCCTGTCCGGCCATGGCACGGTGGTGGGCGGCGTGCTGGTCGATGGTGGCCGCTTCGACTGGCAGGCAGCCTACGATCGCAGCGCTAGCGCACTGCGATCTGCCGGCTTTGACGCCGCAAGCGGCGCCAAACCTTCTGCTGCTCGCTTCGCAGAGCTTTGCGAGCCTTATGTCGGTTTTCACAACATGGTGTTCAGCGAGGAAAGCACGGTCGGTGCCTTCTTGCTGAGAGCCCGCCGCGAGGGCCTGCGCGACTTCGGTGCCTGCATGAGTCCGCACACGGCCTGGCTGATCCTGCAAGGCATCGAGACGCTGGGCCTGCGCATGGAGCGCCACGTCGCCAATGCGCAGAAGGTCGCCGAGTTCCTGGCGAACCATCCGCAGGTGGCGCGGGTCGGCTACCCCGGCCTCGCCAGCCATCCGGACCACGAGCTGGCCAGCAAGCTCCTGCCCCGCGGCTGTGGTTCGGTGTTCAGCTTCGACATTGCCGGCAGCCGCGAGCAGGGCCGCCGCTTCATCGAATCGCTGAAGCTGTTCTCCCACCTGGCCAACGTCGGTGATTGCCGCTCCCTGGTCATCCATCCGGCCAGCACCACGCACAGCCGCATGGACGACGCCGCCCTGCAACTGGCCGGCATCACGCCCGGCACCATCCGTTTG